Proteins encoded by one window of Candidatus Poribacteria bacterium:
- a CDS encoding ROK family protein: MSNPPNRTTRNVKNIEKTEHSIGVDLGGTDIKAGLVSSVGDISCRVVVPTDVETGGPKIVASRIAEAVRQVLVKAETHGIHGISKSDSAQEPTLSSTREFETDDVYEIGVGLGSPGLIIAETGVVHFSPNFPGWSDIPLVTYVNAELAKLQSSHTDKKYKPILRGMDNDVNAMTLGELHHGAGVGYKNLVALTLGTGVGGGVVIDGEVYHGSQNTAGELGHTVVQPDGRYCGCGNQGCLEAYAGAKNIVERVQEKIATGRSTTLTTATNAGTTLTPRMIAEAAQAGDELAIEIFAETGRYIGIALTSIAHILNPEIAIIGGGIAEAGEKLLFEPIRAELSKRAMDIPGQMKIVKAHLGNDAGIVGAAMLAFEGEKPAF; this comes from the coding sequence GTGTCAAACCCACCTAACCGAACCACAAGGAACGTTAAAAATATCGAAAAAACGGAACATAGTATCGGCGTTGACCTTGGCGGAACAGATATCAAGGCTGGATTGGTTTCATCGGTAGGAGATATCTCTTGCCGCGTGGTAGTCCCGACAGACGTAGAGACAGGCGGTCCCAAGATAGTTGCATCGCGGATTGCTGAAGCGGTTCGCCAAGTGCTTGTGAAAGCAGAAACGCATGGTATCCACGGCATATCAAAGTCCGACTCGGCACAGGAACCTACGTTAAGCAGCACCAGAGAATTTGAAACAGACGACGTATACGAAATTGGCGTTGGACTCGGTTCACCGGGACTTATCATCGCTGAAACAGGGGTCGTCCACTTTTCGCCGAACTTTCCGGGGTGGAGCGATATCCCCCTTGTTACTTATGTAAACGCAGAACTGGCGAAACTACAGTCCTCACATACCGATAAAAAGTACAAGCCGATACTGCGCGGCATGGACAACGATGTGAATGCAATGACTTTAGGTGAACTTCATCACGGGGCAGGTGTCGGCTATAAGAACCTTGTCGCGTTGACGCTCGGCACAGGCGTTGGTGGCGGTGTGGTAATTGATGGTGAGGTCTATCACGGAAGCCAAAATACGGCTGGCGAATTGGGGCATACTGTCGTTCAACCCGATGGACGTTATTGTGGGTGCGGTAATCAAGGGTGTCTTGAGGCTTATGCCGGTGCGAAAAATATCGTGGAACGCGTCCAAGAGAAAATAGCAACTGGACGCAGCACCACTTTAACCACCGCAACAAATGCCGGAACGACATTAACGCCGCGGATGATAGCGGAAGCCGCACAAGCAGGGGACGAACTCGCAATTGAGATTTTTGCTGAAACAGGGCGATATATAGGCATTGCCCTCACCTCAATAGCACATATTCTCAATCCTGAAATCGCGATCATTGGCGGTGGCATCGCAGAAGCTGGTGAGAAACTGCTCTTTGAACCCATCCGTGCTGAACTCTCTAAACGGGCGATGGATATACCGGGGCAAATGAAAATTGTAAAGGCACACCTCGGAAATGATGCTGGCATTGTGGGGGCTGCGATGCTTGCCTTTGAGGGTGAGAAGCCAGCGTTTTAA
- a CDS encoding STAS domain-containing protein translates to MNFDTTIGKENISTLHIEGKILGNATDTFRKEMEMQLQTGHDKLVVDLTNVPLIDSSALGAIVTTLKSCQELGGKLVLLNPQKAVQEVLEVTHLSTVIEIYDTEESARNAFM, encoded by the coding sequence ATGAATTTTGATACAACAATCGGAAAGGAAAACATTTCCACCCTTCATATAGAAGGCAAGATTCTTGGGAATGCCACAGATACGTTTCGCAAGGAAATGGAGATGCAGCTTCAAACGGGGCATGATAAATTAGTCGTTGACTTGACGAACGTCCCGTTAATTGACAGCAGCGCGTTGGGGGCAATAGTGACGACCTTGAAGTCCTGTCAGGAATTGGGCGGAAAACTGGTGCTACTCAACCCTCAGAAGGCTGTTCAAGAAGTTTTGGAGGTGACGCACCTCTCAACCGTTATTGAGATCTATGATACGGAGGAGTCCGCGCGCAACGCTTTCATGTAA
- a CDS encoding SpoIIE family protein phosphatase, with amino-acid sequence MAETILVVDDDLDILELLKMNLEPEGYNVRTASDGESAVQSARTDPPDLILLDVMMPHKDGFQVIEELKDIEETKNVPVILVTARGQTEDKVRGLDTGADDYITKPFDLREVTARVEAVLGRTRPIKYINPLMRAMGEGFSEEGLEQLAGHLQAAAAIQKKLLPEKAPNLDGFDIATLLQSSTSVSGDFYDFIPLSETQIGIVLGDVKGSGIPAALLMVMIRTALRLLCHEEDTPAAILKRINDLVARDTEADLFATMIYGILDTATATFTYANGGHCYPLHWNNARSIDVLKTGSMLIGAFEEATFTTSTCLLAPNDVLVFYTDGITETAAGDAPVSDGNHSGPANSEQDDMCQDAILTDTFYGGDRLAACLSKNAALSASALCEAIVNDLAHFSGSTQTHDDRALIVIKRDV; translated from the coding sequence ATGGCTGAAACGATTTTAGTGGTTGACGACGATCTTGATATACTCGAACTCTTAAAGATGAACTTAGAGCCGGAAGGGTACAATGTGCGCACTGCAAGTGATGGCGAGAGCGCAGTGCAAAGCGCACGCACAGATCCACCCGATCTTATCCTTCTCGATGTAATGATGCCCCATAAAGACGGTTTCCAAGTCATTGAAGAACTCAAAGACATAGAGGAAACAAAAAATGTCCCTGTCATTTTAGTTACAGCGCGCGGACAGACAGAGGATAAAGTCCGCGGTTTGGATACAGGTGCTGACGATTACATCACCAAACCCTTTGACTTACGCGAGGTAACCGCACGCGTTGAAGCTGTCCTCGGTAGAACTCGACCCATTAAATATATCAATCCACTTATGCGCGCAATGGGCGAAGGGTTTAGTGAGGAAGGATTGGAACAACTCGCAGGGCATCTACAAGCCGCCGCTGCAATTCAGAAAAAATTGTTACCCGAAAAAGCACCGAATCTCGACGGCTTTGACATCGCAACATTACTGCAAAGTTCTACATCTGTCTCCGGCGATTTCTACGACTTCATCCCACTCAGCGAAACACAGATTGGGATTGTTCTCGGAGATGTAAAAGGGAGTGGCATCCCGGCAGCACTGTTGATGGTAATGATTCGGACAGCACTCCGCTTACTCTGTCATGAGGAAGACACACCTGCTGCAATCCTCAAACGGATTAATGACTTAGTGGCGCGTGATACTGAGGCAGATCTGTTCGCAACGATGATCTACGGCATATTAGACACCGCAACCGCAACCTTTACATACGCAAATGGCGGACACTGCTATCCACTTCACTGGAACAATGCTCGGAGTATAGATGTTTTAAAAACAGGAAGTATGTTGATAGGCGCATTTGAGGAAGCAACCTTCACGACCAGCACCTGTCTTCTCGCACCTAACGATGTTCTTGTGTTCTATACGGATGGTATCACTGAAACGGCGGCGGGTGACGCGCCGGTTTCCGATGGAAATCACAGCGGGCCCGCAAATTCAGAACAGGATGACATGTGCCAAGATGCAATACTGACCGATACGTTCTATGGCGGTGATAGGCTTGCTGCCTGTCTCTCCAAAAACGCGGCACTGTCAGCATCGGCGTTATGCGAAGCGATTGTTAACGATTTAGCACACTTCAGTGGAAGCACACAAACCCATGACGATAGGGCTTTAATTGTTATAAAACGCGACGTTTAA
- a CDS encoding ATP-binding protein — MENKNPTKRFRFKVGLRGQQVVLFLLVALMPLFAISLAIKVLGENALKGTVGENHVLLAQEKLARADNAISEKIAKVEAELSNIRAAVVRSNTADGAEGVFFDVWTQLVDSIRLLETYAGDKTEVTITNASGHVLRSNNLSLEYFTRRGMPHRVNNTTWWQRAYNNGVGYLFAEDIHYDALRKVHLLPIALPIRTVSKAVAASEENKTVGVLRIVLVLPELQDIVESSSELEGTHTILTNESGKIIAASSESGYPVDTYIEMNNAAEEAIIEAKKGEQGKYYDYEADGETDSFNEPRVYGWARTQPSPIERWKERQNFSNWIVFISRPTFSAYAGVVELNKYIFYVTIVSSCIVVFIAWWAAQRIATPILKVAQGARSIGQGEFDSEIVVDSDDEVGVLAEEFNEMRRNLKTAVDKLTQEERKLTAIVDNLGEGLIVVEPSGRVLYVNPVAERLLNLGETGDYDNFISLDTEGGTIRWTKVLAPNEETQTPDTRTVGMKILSSSQREMTQHQTFIAEVDVNGHQQNTDDARILRIIASHFPDESNNIAGTVYVFDDITNEHEIEQMKSEFVSLVSHELRTPLTSIIGFISLILDGKTGEINQKQYESLSRAHRQSKRLAALINDLLDISRIEAGRIEMKQEQVQIDWIAKRRIEELRPQADEKTISLLLETPVNLPVMIGDADRIGQIFINLIGNAIKFTPDNGKVTVRISKSSAEVPHPDDRDRAASEQNGDESNGFHVEVIDTGPGIPADEREKVFDKFRQLGSVQTRQQGGTGLGLSIASGIVEAHGGKLWVDTGDNGHGCNFQFFIPLEKGKNG; from the coding sequence ATGGAAAACAAAAATCCTACGAAGCGTTTTCGGTTTAAGGTCGGGTTACGCGGTCAACAGGTCGTACTTTTTCTGTTAGTAGCACTTATGCCGTTGTTCGCTATTTCATTAGCGATCAAGGTGTTAGGTGAAAATGCATTAAAAGGTACCGTCGGTGAAAACCATGTGCTGCTCGCACAAGAGAAACTCGCCCGTGCCGATAATGCCATCTCCGAGAAAATCGCAAAGGTCGAAGCTGAACTCTCAAACATCCGAGCGGCTGTTGTGCGATCTAACACCGCTGATGGCGCAGAGGGTGTATTTTTTGACGTTTGGACGCAACTCGTTGATAGTATCCGCTTGCTTGAAACTTATGCCGGTGATAAAACAGAGGTAACCATTACAAATGCATCCGGACATGTCCTCCGATCAAACAATTTGAGCCTGGAGTACTTTACACGAAGAGGCATGCCCCATCGCGTGAACAACACAACCTGGTGGCAAAGAGCATATAACAACGGTGTAGGCTACCTATTCGCCGAAGACATCCACTATGACGCATTACGGAAAGTGCATCTACTTCCAATCGCACTTCCAATACGGACGGTTTCTAAAGCCGTCGCTGCATCAGAGGAAAATAAAACAGTCGGTGTGCTGAGAATTGTTCTGGTACTCCCCGAACTTCAAGACATAGTCGAATCCAGTTCGGAACTTGAAGGAACGCACACTATTTTAACAAACGAATCGGGGAAAATCATTGCCGCCTCATCTGAAAGCGGGTACCCTGTAGATACCTACATAGAGATGAACAACGCAGCAGAAGAGGCGATTATTGAGGCGAAAAAAGGCGAACAAGGAAAATACTACGATTATGAAGCCGACGGTGAAACAGATAGTTTCAATGAACCGCGGGTCTATGGTTGGGCGCGAACCCAACCTTCACCTATAGAACGGTGGAAGGAGCGACAAAACTTCAGCAACTGGATAGTTTTTATTTCACGGCCGACTTTCTCCGCTTATGCAGGTGTCGTAGAATTAAACAAATATATTTTTTATGTTACCATTGTGTCAAGTTGTATCGTTGTATTTATTGCATGGTGGGCAGCGCAACGGATAGCAACACCTATATTAAAAGTCGCACAAGGGGCACGTAGCATTGGGCAGGGCGAATTCGACAGCGAAATCGTCGTTGACAGTGATGATGAAGTCGGCGTTCTCGCTGAAGAATTCAATGAAATGCGGCGGAATTTGAAGACCGCAGTTGACAAACTGACGCAAGAGGAGAGAAAACTTACTGCCATCGTTGATAACCTCGGTGAAGGACTGATTGTTGTTGAACCTTCGGGACGTGTGCTCTACGTCAATCCTGTAGCTGAACGGCTCCTTAATCTCGGGGAAACCGGTGACTATGACAATTTTATTTCGCTCGATACTGAAGGCGGGACAATCCGCTGGACAAAGGTATTAGCACCAAACGAGGAAACCCAAACTCCAGACACGAGAACCGTCGGTATGAAAATTCTGTCTTCTTCGCAACGTGAGATGACACAGCATCAAACATTTATTGCGGAAGTGGATGTCAATGGACACCAGCAAAACACTGACGATGCTCGGATACTTCGCATTATCGCAAGCCATTTTCCTGATGAGAGCAACAACATCGCTGGCACGGTCTACGTCTTTGATGACATCACGAATGAACACGAAATAGAGCAGATGAAATCGGAGTTCGTCTCTCTCGTCTCGCATGAATTGCGGACACCACTGACATCCATCATCGGTTTCATTTCGCTCATACTCGATGGAAAGACTGGCGAAATTAATCAGAAACAATATGAAAGTTTGAGCCGCGCACACCGCCAATCAAAACGACTTGCTGCGCTCATCAATGATCTGCTTGACATCTCCCGGATTGAAGCCGGACGTATTGAGATGAAGCAGGAGCAGGTACAGATAGACTGGATAGCAAAACGGAGAATCGAAGAACTCCGTCCACAAGCAGATGAAAAAACTATATCTCTCCTCTTGGAGACACCGGTGAATCTACCCGTGATGATTGGCGATGCTGACCGGATTGGACAAATTTTTATTAACCTCATCGGAAACGCCATTAAATTTACACCTGATAACGGAAAGGTGACGGTCAGAATATCAAAATCTTCTGCTGAAGTGCCCCATCCCGATGATCGGGATCGGGCGGCTTCAGAGCAGAACGGGGACGAAAGCAACGGTTTCCACGTTGAAGTTATCGACACAGGACCGGGTATCCCCGCTGACGAAAGAGAAAAAGTCTTTGATAAATTTAGACAACTCGGAAGTGTACAGACGCGGCAACAGGGCGGCACCGGCTTAGGGCTTTCAATCGCATCTGGAATTGTTGAAGCACACGGTGGAAAATTATGGGTGGATACCGGGGATAACGGACACGGATGCAACTTCCAGTTTTTCATTCCGTTGGAAAAGGGCAAAAATGGCTGA
- a CDS encoding NHL repeat-containing protein, with translation MISITNKRHSFSNLGYNAANLSTPLTSYQLPVTSYQKGSFFTGYWLLATVNYSFCLLLIVLCFGCALPESEIAQPGSPPVTGKGQIEILPSNRERTPLPIVGIRYVKTLGTPGQGAGEFQMPLGLAIDESDRLYIADAGNNRVQVIDATGNYITEFGGRGWQTGEFDHPSDIALSFQRSYRHLYVADTRNNRVQYCNFIDQIFYPLSQSIEGTLLDQPEGIGIGRNGEVYVVDTGNHRWIEFNVAGVPVVARGSFGGGTEQFWNPTDLGVDTQGNVYVVDTGNHLIKKYDFSGNPISAWGGEGDRLGQLREPKCIVLDDWNYLYITDSGNRRIQVFAPDGKSITEFSTPTLLEPIGIAVSKSGRVFVSDAEANNIKVFQVFRKK, from the coding sequence GTGATTTCAATAACCAACAAACGACATTCGTTTTCAAATTTAGGGTACAACGCGGCTAATCTGAGTACTCCGCTTACCAGTTACCAGTTACCAGTTACCAGTTACCAGAAGGGAAGCTTCTTTACTGGTTACTGGCTACTGGCTACTGTTAACTACTCCTTCTGTTTGCTGCTCATCGTCCTTTGTTTCGGTTGTGCGCTACCTGAAAGTGAAATCGCGCAGCCGGGGTCCCCACCTGTTACTGGGAAGGGGCAGATTGAAATTCTCCCATCGAACCGTGAACGCACACCGCTTCCTATCGTCGGTATTCGCTACGTTAAAACCCTTGGCACCCCTGGACAAGGCGCGGGTGAATTTCAGATGCCCTTGGGACTCGCAATAGATGAATCGGATAGGCTCTACATCGCCGATGCCGGGAACAACCGAGTACAAGTTATTGATGCCACTGGAAATTACATCACGGAATTCGGAGGACGCGGGTGGCAGACAGGTGAGTTTGATCATCCATCAGACATAGCCTTGAGTTTCCAGCGGAGTTACCGACACCTCTATGTCGCAGACACACGGAACAATCGGGTACAATACTGCAATTTCATTGATCAAATTTTTTATCCGCTCAGTCAGAGTATTGAAGGCACCCTGTTAGACCAACCCGAAGGCATCGGTATTGGACGCAATGGCGAGGTGTATGTTGTGGATACCGGTAATCATCGCTGGATTGAATTTAACGTTGCGGGGGTTCCAGTTGTCGCACGCGGCAGCTTCGGGGGTGGTACGGAACAATTCTGGAATCCTACAGACCTCGGTGTTGATACCCAGGGGAATGTTTACGTTGTTGATACAGGTAACCATCTCATCAAAAAATACGACTTCAGCGGCAATCCTATCAGTGCTTGGGGTGGTGAAGGAGACAGGCTCGGGCAGCTGCGGGAACCGAAGTGCATTGTCTTAGACGATTGGAATTATCTTTACATAACGGACAGCGGTAATCGGCGTATCCAAGTCTTCGCACCTGATGGTAAGAGCATCACAGAATTTAGCACCCCTACGCTCCTTGAACCGATAGGCATCGCAGTCTCAAAAAGTGGACGCGTCTTCGTGAGCGATGCGGAAGCGAATAATATAAAAGTATTCCAAGTCTTCCGTAAAAAATAG
- a CDS encoding STAS domain-containing protein, whose translation MQVNVRNKGSITILDIEGKIIGPDALALKSIIDQQIQTLSSEAEHGENLNLILNMERVQMMDSTGLGILVTAYTTIRRNEGRVVLLNLGGNIRSLIVMAKLMTIFDCYNTEAEAIGHFL comes from the coding sequence ATGCAAGTCAATGTTCGAAACAAAGGCAGTATTACAATTTTAGATATTGAGGGAAAAATTATTGGACCAGATGCTTTAGCTCTTAAATCCATTATTGATCAACAGATTCAGACACTGAGTAGCGAAGCAGAACATGGCGAAAATCTTAATTTAATTTTAAATATGGAGCGTGTCCAGATGATGGATAGCACCGGCTTAGGGATACTCGTCACTGCTTATACCACTATCCGCCGGAATGAGGGACGCGTGGTGCTGCTAAATCTTGGCGGCAACATCAGAAGTCTTATTGTTATGGCTAAACTGATGACCATTTTTGACTGCTATAATACAGAAGCAGAAGCCATCGGTCATTTCCTATAG
- a CDS encoding ATP-binding protein → MGERTEQVITLSLPSSMRHVYLLKAVVTEILKETDFDEDTQERINLAAIEAGTNAIEELSDREDPGKPIMFRLTLTGGELTISTVDESEESMHKASETEQVITLSLPSSMRHVYLLDVVVTEILKDSDFAEEIQEQINLAAIEAGTNAIKHGNKEDPSKKAIMQFLLDEDKFTIIIEDEGEGFTRKEVADPLDPENLLKSSGRGLFLMEACMDAVTYEADGTIIKMVKYKEAAEAE, encoded by the coding sequence GTGGGCGAGAGAACTGAACAGGTTATTACGCTTTCTCTCCCAAGCTCAATGCGACATGTTTATCTCCTCAAGGCTGTTGTCACTGAAATCTTGAAAGAGACGGATTTTGATGAAGACACCCAAGAGCGGATTAACCTTGCTGCCATTGAAGCGGGTACAAACGCGATCGAAGAACTCAGCGATAGAGAGGATCCAGGCAAACCAATAATGTTTCGGCTAACTCTTACTGGAGGTGAACTCACCATTTCCACTGTTGACGAGAGTGAGGAATCCATGCACAAAGCGTCCGAAACTGAACAGGTTATTACGCTTTCTCTCCCAAGCTCAATGCGACATGTTTACCTACTTGATGTCGTCGTTACTGAGATTTTGAAAGATTCGGATTTCGCTGAGGAGATCCAAGAGCAGATTAACCTTGCTGCCATTGAGGCGGGCACAAACGCGATCAAACACGGAAATAAAGAGGACCCAAGCAAAAAGGCGATTATGCAGTTCCTTCTCGATGAAGATAAATTCACAATTATCATCGAGGATGAAGGCGAGGGATTCACACGCAAAGAAGTTGCTGATCCACTTGACCCAGAGAATTTGCTCAAAAGCAGCGGCAGAGGCTTATTCTTGATGGAAGCCTGTATGGACGCTGTTACTTACGAAGCCGACGGCACCATTATCAAAATGGTTAAATATAAGGAAGCAGCGGAGGCAGAGTGA
- the galK gene encoding galactokinase yields the protein MEQNVSSDVMRTFSTLEKKSNRTAFITQKFEEIFRGPPTFIASAPGRVNLIGEHTDYNDGYVFPVAINKYLNIAARKRSDRRVRLYALDVDDSWEFCLDTVSTIPPQAPAWSHYLIGVASLLLRKSRDHDHRDGVLPTTSRREIAGIDALITGDVPIGAGLSSSAALSVAAALAFLTAGSELETVALEDNKKDLAALCQRVEHEFAGVKCGIMDQTISLLGQENHALFLDCRSLEYEHIPLNLAAHAIVICNTKIKRELAASEYNKRRAECERGVDILSRWIPGISSLRDIALTDFKKYEEELPALTQKRCRYVIEENARVLDAVSVLKGHSQSTSDKTDESLRQFGSLMNASHNGLRDDYQVSCKELDLLTDIARSITGVIGSRMTGAGFGGCTVSIVHQDALETFQTRVTTEYHKQTGIEPEIYLCNVSDGAQVFRLF from the coding sequence ATGGAACAAAACGTTTCGAGCGACGTTATGAGGACGTTCAGCACTCTCGAGAAAAAATCCAATCGAACCGCTTTCATCACACAGAAGTTTGAAGAGATCTTCAGGGGTCCTCCTACGTTCATCGCATCCGCCCCCGGCAGAGTAAACCTTATCGGTGAGCATACTGATTACAATGACGGTTATGTGTTTCCTGTCGCGATTAATAAATATCTTAACATCGCTGCGCGTAAACGATCTGATCGGCGTGTCAGGCTATACGCGCTGGATGTAGACGACTCTTGGGAATTTTGCCTTGACACGGTGAGCACCATACCGCCACAGGCACCCGCTTGGAGTCACTATCTCATCGGTGTTGCATCTCTCCTTCTTCGGAAGTCACGCGATCATGATCATCGTGATGGCGTGCTTCCGACAACATCACGGAGAGAAATCGCTGGGATAGATGCACTCATCACAGGGGATGTGCCAATTGGCGCAGGGTTAAGTTCTTCAGCCGCGCTTTCAGTCGCTGCAGCACTTGCTTTTTTAACTGCAGGTTCTGAACTTGAAACAGTAGCATTGGAGGATAACAAGAAAGACCTCGCAGCGTTGTGCCAACGCGTAGAACATGAATTTGCTGGCGTTAAGTGTGGTATCATGGATCAGACGATTTCGCTGTTAGGACAAGAAAACCACGCACTGTTCCTTGATTGTCGTTCGCTTGAATATGAGCATATTCCGCTCAATTTGGCAGCGCACGCTATCGTGATTTGCAATACGAAAATAAAACGCGAACTCGCTGCCTCTGAATACAACAAACGGCGCGCGGAATGCGAAAGAGGTGTGGATATTCTGAGTCGGTGGATACCCGGTATCTCTTCACTACGTGATATCGCGCTAACGGATTTCAAAAAATATGAAGAAGAATTACCAGCATTAACACAAAAAAGATGCAGGTATGTAATTGAGGAAAATGCACGCGTATTAGATGCGGTTTCCGTTCTTAAGGGACATAGCCAAAGCACATCGGATAAAACAGATGAATCGCTTCGACAATTTGGGAGTCTAATGAACGCCTCACATAACGGGCTGCGGGATGATTACCAAGTCAGCTGCAAGGAGTTAGATCTACTCACGGACATCGCACGTAGCATCACTGGCGTAATTGGGAGTCGTATGACGGGCGCAGGGTTTGGTGGATGCACAGTCAGTATTGTGCATCAAGACGCTTTGGAGACATTCCAGACCCGTGTAACAACGGAATACCACAAACAGACCGGCATTGAACCTGAAATTTATCTCTGTAATGTCAGTGACGGCGCACAAGTTTTTCGGCTTTTTTAA
- the rsmG gene encoding 16S rRNA (guanine(527)-N(7))-methyltransferase RsmG, with protein MHQATQFDKYRAELLRWNARINLTAITDENEIVHKHFLDSLSVLEHIAVKKGDAVIDIGTGAGFPGIVLKIYVPDIRLTLVEASEKKGSFLKFLISQLNLYQEVNAHQKVNVEVLTERAEVCARDPDRVGAYDWVFTRYVATLRDSAVYCLPFLKPTGKWVAYKLGQERIDTEIDDSTTHMSALGGNIETVFTNPKFNRSYVVVRRSNT; from the coding sequence ATGCATCAGGCAACACAGTTTGACAAGTATCGTGCCGAACTGCTTCGGTGGAATGCGCGTATAAATCTGACCGCAATCACAGATGAGAATGAGATTGTTCATAAGCATTTTCTTGATTCCTTAAGTGTTTTGGAGCATATAGCAGTAAAAAAAGGGGACGCTGTGATTGACATCGGGACAGGTGCTGGATTTCCAGGAATCGTCCTGAAAATTTACGTGCCAGACATCCGATTAACGCTTGTTGAAGCATCAGAAAAGAAAGGGAGTTTCCTAAAATTTCTAATCTCGCAATTAAACCTTTATCAAGAGGTAAACGCTCATCAAAAGGTAAACGTTGAGGTATTGACTGAACGGGCGGAAGTTTGTGCACGAGATCCGGATCGTGTTGGTGCCTACGATTGGGTTTTCACCCGTTACGTCGCAACGCTTCGGGATTCTGCTGTGTACTGTCTGCCGTTCTTGAAACCGACAGGAAAGTGGGTGGCTTACAAACTTGGGCAGGAAAGAATAGATACTGAAATTGATGACAGCACGACGCACATGAGCGCGCTTGGTGGAAACATTGAAACCGTTTTCACAAACCCAAAATTCAATCGAAGTTACGTTGTGGTGCGCCGCAGTAACACATGA